The Fluviicola sp. genome contains a region encoding:
- a CDS encoding peptide MFS transporter produces MEKQRKHPQALPYLFLTEMWERFGYYLMIGIFTFYLKDVNHGFQMTEAESASLYGTFIALVFFTPFIGGLLADRILGYRLPIILGGLMMGVGYCMMGVHTFTMLYTGMVLVIAGNGLFKPNISTLLGNLYNTDQYRNQKDEGYNIFYMGINVGAFVCNIVSAFLMNKYGYSMAFVGAGIGMFIGVAVFLVGNKHYVSGDVKKVAAPGEKPWWIDLLIVVVPAVLFAIIGYFINGVPSETNEHSYLVKDDVTDAFLFACIPVIFFFGYVLFTSPKHERRVVSAILVVCLAVIPFWAIFKQNGTVLNTWADNYTNRDVPKSVSNGLKGMYLAGTIKYEMSEDSTQVLDNQFRKVGDEKAIQYPSYFKNYEKVSELKPGQEVVVFNSNIFQSVNPFWVIVLTPLVVAIFRFLRKRKMEPSIPIKFVLGLFITGLSCLVMVAAAKASMNGEIKSSLWWFFGTYGVITVGELCLSPIGLSMVSKLAPARLTALLMGAWFISTSIGNKLSGVIASLWDQYDNKSSFFMLNFYLMMGATLILIVLLPWLLKVFREQNK; encoded by the coding sequence ATGGAAAAACAACGCAAACACCCTCAGGCATTACCTTATTTATTCCTCACAGAAATGTGGGAGCGCTTCGGCTATTATTTAATGATCGGAATTTTCACCTTTTATTTAAAGGATGTAAATCACGGTTTCCAAATGACCGAAGCTGAATCGGCAAGTTTATATGGGACCTTCATTGCGCTGGTGTTTTTCACGCCATTTATCGGCGGGCTTCTTGCCGACAGAATTTTAGGGTACCGTCTTCCGATTATCCTGGGAGGATTGATGATGGGAGTTGGTTACTGCATGATGGGTGTTCACACCTTTACGATGCTTTACACCGGAATGGTACTGGTGATTGCCGGGAACGGATTGTTTAAGCCGAACATCTCAACACTTCTTGGAAACCTTTACAATACGGACCAATACAGGAATCAGAAAGATGAAGGGTACAACATCTTCTACATGGGAATTAATGTGGGAGCATTTGTCTGTAACATCGTTTCTGCATTTTTGATGAACAAATACGGATATTCCATGGCATTCGTGGGTGCCGGAATCGGGATGTTTATCGGAGTGGCGGTTTTCCTGGTCGGGAATAAACACTATGTCTCGGGTGATGTGAAGAAAGTGGCCGCTCCGGGAGAAAAGCCCTGGTGGATCGATTTGTTGATCGTTGTAGTGCCGGCGGTATTGTTTGCAATTATCGGCTACTTCATCAACGGAGTTCCTTCTGAAACCAACGAACATTCTTACTTAGTTAAAGATGACGTGACGGATGCATTCCTGTTTGCATGTATTCCGGTAATCTTCTTTTTCGGGTATGTCCTGTTCACTTCGCCGAAACACGAGCGAAGAGTAGTTAGTGCAATTTTAGTAGTGTGCCTGGCGGTTATTCCTTTCTGGGCCATTTTCAAACAGAATGGAACGGTCTTGAATACCTGGGCAGATAATTATACGAACCGCGATGTGCCGAAATCGGTTAGCAACGGGTTGAAGGGGATGTACCTTGCCGGAACAATCAAATACGAAATGTCGGAAGATTCAACACAGGTCCTGGATAATCAATTCCGCAAAGTTGGAGATGAAAAAGCGATTCAGTACCCGAGCTATTTTAAAAATTACGAGAAAGTATCGGAATTGAAACCCGGCCAGGAAGTGGTTGTCTTCAATTCGAATATTTTTCAGTCCGTAAACCCGTTTTGGGTAATAGTTCTGACGCCGCTGGTCGTGGCAATATTCCGTTTCTTGCGAAAACGCAAAATGGAACCGTCCATCCCGATCAAGTTCGTATTGGGATTATTCATTACCGGCTTATCTTGTCTGGTAATGGTTGCGGCGGCAAAAGCATCCATGAACGGGGAAATTAAATCGAGTCTTTGGTGGTTCTTCGGGACATATGGTGTAATCACCGTTGGAGAGTTGTGTTTGTCACCGATCGGATTATCGATGGTTTCAAAATTGGCACCTGCGAGATTGACTGCCTTACTGATGGGGGCTTGGTTCATTTCAACCTCAATCGGGAATAAATTAAGTGGAGTAATTGCATCTCTTTGGGATCAGTACGATAATAAGTCGTCTTTCTTCATGCTGAACTTCTACTTAATGATGGGAGCAACATTGATATTAATAGTACTGCTTCCGTGGTTACTGAAAGTGTTTAGAGAACAGAATAAATAA
- a CDS encoding tRNA threonylcarbamoyladenosine dehydratase, translated as MSKWLERTELILGPKEMDRLKSAHVLIVGLGGIGSFAGEFIARAGVGTMTIVDGDAFDITNKNRQLTALDSTIGKNKAVVLGERIKDINPDINLNIVEEFVIPERVWELLDQYKPDYVMDCIDSVTPKLEWIIACKSKKIKVITHLGAGGKTDPNRVHVTKLPNSHNCKLGAHIKKRLKKKGVAFEKIKCVYSSELQQKDSLKMTDGSNFKRSFYGTVSYMPALFGLMGAAEVIRYLTKKDEKSN; from the coding sequence ATGAGTAAGTGGTTGGAGCGTACGGAGTTGATCCTCGGACCAAAAGAAATGGACCGTTTGAAATCTGCTCATGTACTTATTGTTGGACTCGGAGGAATCGGATCTTTTGCAGGTGAATTCATTGCACGTGCAGGAGTTGGAACGATGACCATTGTAGATGGTGATGCTTTCGATATCACGAATAAAAATCGCCAGTTGACCGCCTTGGATTCCACCATCGGAAAGAACAAGGCCGTTGTTTTAGGTGAACGCATTAAGGACATCAATCCGGATATTAACCTGAATATTGTGGAAGAATTTGTAATTCCGGAACGTGTCTGGGAATTGCTGGACCAATACAAACCGGATTATGTGATGGACTGCATCGACAGCGTTACTCCGAAACTAGAATGGATCATTGCCTGTAAAAGCAAGAAAATCAAAGTGATCACGCACCTGGGAGCGGGCGGAAAAACAGATCCTAACCGTGTGCATGTAACAAAACTCCCAAACAGTCACAACTGTAAGCTGGGTGCACACATCAAAAAACGACTCAAGAAAAAAGGAGTCGCCTTCGAAAAAATCAAGTGTGTTTATTCGTCTGAATTGCAACAGAAAGATTCCCTGAAAATGACCGATGGATCCAACTTCAAGCGTTCATTTTACGGAACAGTCAGCTACATGCCGGCACTGTTCGGATTAATGGGGGCGGCAGAAGTGATTCGTTATCTGACCAAAAAAGATGAAAAGTCAAACTAA
- a CDS encoding peptide MFS transporter, translated as MENSTPKGHPKGLYLLFTTEMWERFSYYGMRALFTLFLINALMFDKETASGIYGSYTSLVYLTPIIGGYFADNIWGNRKSIFVGGVMMAIGQLFMFFSASFYSNHNLALILMIVGLTFLIFGNGFFKPNISTLVGQLYAETDKRKDAAYTIFYMGINLGAFIAPLICGYLGERYDAANNIMPGAFKWGFLCACIGMIISVITFEMRKNKVLVTPTGEAIGKIPNKQRLLAEEMGEAPSGKKSNSNVYIGVLVGMVVLVLLRFFVFMAEDETMIDTVNNYISAAIFAISISIPFIIITDKSLNKIEKQRIWVIYIVAFFVIFFWAAFEQAGASLTFFAAEQTNRDILGFSMPASWFNSFNAVFIVILAPLISIMWTKLAKRNMEPASPYKQAFGLLFLALGYVFIAIGVDGVEPGVKVSIIWLTGLYFIHTVGELFLSPIGLSMVNKLAPVRFASLLMGVWFLSTAAANNFAGFLSSFYPDPVLTGTEVRALEKEFTTKTHKVYLLADEVKTATEADTVKVIDEKGKPVEVKFSDVKFDRLFAEVKDKNDEKTISANAKIIQEKKIEFARKAVNKEKSFIGIKITDLKSFFWLFVYLAGGSAIILFILSKFLVKMMNGVK; from the coding sequence ATGGAAAATTCGACTCCGAAAGGACATCCAAAAGGATTATATCTATTGTTTACCACTGAAATGTGGGAGCGTTTCTCCTATTATGGAATGCGTGCCTTATTCACCCTGTTCCTGATCAATGCCCTGATGTTTGATAAGGAAACAGCTTCCGGAATCTATGGTTCTTACACCAGTTTGGTTTACCTGACTCCAATTATAGGAGGTTATTTCGCGGATAATATCTGGGGAAACAGAAAATCCATTTTTGTAGGAGGTGTGATGATGGCTATCGGACAATTGTTTATGTTCTTTTCGGCATCATTTTATTCCAATCACAACCTGGCTTTGATTTTGATGATCGTCGGACTAACATTCCTGATCTTCGGAAACGGATTTTTCAAGCCGAATATCTCTACATTGGTAGGTCAGTTATATGCTGAAACAGACAAGCGTAAAGATGCTGCATACACCATTTTCTACATGGGAATCAATCTTGGAGCCTTCATCGCACCGTTGATCTGTGGTTATTTGGGAGAGCGTTACGACGCTGCAAACAATATTATGCCGGGAGCATTTAAATGGGGATTCTTGTGTGCTTGTATCGGTATGATCATTTCTGTGATCACTTTCGAAATGAGAAAAAACAAAGTGCTGGTTACTCCTACAGGTGAAGCGATCGGGAAAATTCCGAACAAACAACGCCTTTTAGCTGAGGAAATGGGAGAAGCTCCTTCCGGGAAAAAATCGAACAGCAACGTATACATCGGTGTTCTGGTAGGAATGGTGGTGTTGGTGTTGTTGCGTTTCTTTGTCTTTATGGCAGAAGATGAAACAATGATCGATACCGTAAACAACTACATTTCAGCAGCCATTTTTGCAATTTCCATCAGTATTCCGTTCATTATTATAACGGATAAATCATTAAACAAAATCGAGAAGCAGCGTATTTGGGTAATCTACATTGTTGCGTTCTTCGTAATCTTCTTCTGGGCTGCATTCGAACAGGCCGGGGCTTCTTTAACATTCTTCGCGGCTGAGCAAACAAACAGGGATATTCTCGGATTCTCAATGCCTGCAAGCTGGTTCAACAGTTTTAACGCAGTTTTCATCGTAATTTTAGCACCGCTTATTTCCATTATGTGGACGAAATTGGCGAAAAGAAACATGGAACCGGCTTCCCCTTACAAACAAGCTTTCGGTCTATTGTTCCTTGCTTTGGGATATGTATTCATCGCAATCGGTGTTGACGGAGTTGAGCCGGGAGTGAAAGTGAGCATCATCTGGCTGACCGGATTGTACTTCATTCACACGGTGGGTGAGTTGTTCTTGTCTCCGATCGGACTTTCCATGGTGAACAAACTGGCGCCTGTACGATTCGCGTCCTTATTAATGGGAGTTTGGTTCTTGAGTACAGCTGCAGCAAATAACTTCGCCGGATTCTTAAGTTCATTCTACCCGGATCCGGTTTTGACAGGAACAGAAGTTCGTGCGTTGGAAAAAGAATTTACTACGAAAACGCACAAGGTTTACTTGTTGGCTGATGAAGTAAAAACGGCAACGGAAGCAGATACAGTGAAAGTGATCGATGAGAAAGGAAAACCGGTGGAAGTAAAATTCTCTGATGTCAAATTTGATCGCCTGTTCGCTGAAGTAAAAGACAAGAATGACGAAAAAACAATCAGTGCAAATGCGAAGATCATCCAGGAAAAGAAGATCGAATTTGCAAGAAAAGCAGTGAACAAAGAAAAGTCGTTTATCGGTATTAAGATTACCGACTTGAAATCATTCTTCTGGTTGTTTGTGTACCTGGCCGGAGGATCAGCAATCATCTTATTTATCTTAAGTAAGTTCTTAGTGAAAATGATGAATGGTGTAAAATAA
- a CDS encoding TatD family hydrolase has translation MTDLEYLFDSHTHHFDSKNRAIVQLTGSFPEKLPPFFSFGIHPQENGIDFKQTEEICLALNEKKGFLAIGEIGLDNRYNTAETQEESYIFQLKLAAKLNKPVILHCVNSWDRCRFLHEKYAPGTTLMYHGFNKASITDSVLNYPKSIISIGESVLSNEKLQNAVKLIPSERLILETDTGNGALIDTYRTVAEIKKLSLHALTELLDQNAKRIFNYE, from the coding sequence ATGACTGATTTAGAGTACCTTTTCGATTCGCACACACATCATTTTGACTCGAAAAACCGGGCAATTGTGCAGCTTACGGGCTCATTCCCGGAAAAACTTCCTCCTTTTTTCTCCTTTGGTATCCATCCTCAGGAAAACGGGATTGATTTCAAGCAGACAGAAGAGATTTGCCTGGCTTTGAATGAGAAAAAAGGGTTTCTGGCAATCGGCGAAATTGGCCTCGACAATCGGTATAACACAGCTGAAACCCAGGAAGAATCGTACATATTCCAGCTGAAACTCGCAGCAAAACTAAATAAACCGGTCATTCTGCACTGCGTCAATTCCTGGGACAGATGCCGGTTTCTTCACGAAAAATATGCTCCCGGAACAACCCTGATGTACCACGGATTCAACAAAGCATCGATTACCGATTCCGTTTTGAATTATCCCAAAAGCATCATCAGTATCGGAGAATCTGTTCTATCCAATGAAAAACTTCAAAACGCCGTAAAACTAATTCCTTCGGAGCGCTTAATCCTTGAGACCGACACGGGTAATGGAGCACTCATTGACACTTATCGAACGGTCGCTGAAATAAAAAAGCTATCTTTGCACGCCCTGACCGAACTATTAGATCAAAACGCAAAACGAATTTTTAACTATGAGTAA
- a CDS encoding M1 family metallopeptidase, with protein MKLKSLFGIAALALLITSCGNDAEPLNKDQSINGVVAGHDAHSYSNTDEIRTKHLDLEIDVNFEKKTIYGIARHRMERLKDTDTAIFDINGPEIQKVTLGKKGQEKETDFIIGSMQEFIGQPLSIKIDKNTEYINIYYKTTENAGALDWMEPELTEGKEHPYLYTQGQAILTRTWIPVQGTPANRITYSADVTVPSELLALMSASNPKEKNPEGKYHFEMKQPIPVYLIALAVGNLEYKSLGKNCGIYTEPEMIDKAIWEFADLPKMIHAAENLYGPYQWEQYDVIVLPYSFPFGGMENPRLTFANPTLIAGDRSAVSVIAHELAHSWSGNLVTNASWNDFWLNEGFTVYFENRIMEELYGKEVADMLALIEFQELQTEMQDLDEEDTHLKLKLGKRNPDDGMTSIAYVKGAFLLKTLERDFGRQRFDIFLKKYFKDHAFQTLTTEQFKAYLEENLISQTDIKFNIDEWLYKPGLPKNCYAVSSPRFEKIQQMAREFAKGKDIFKKPAKKKGKKQLPALSRDQYVPQEWQAFIRALPKKMDPERLALIDEKLHFNTWGNAEVATEWYVLGINSNYTEIRPDIERFISKVGRRKFLLPIYTALNENPESKQWGLEIYQKYRQNYHPVSIATMDDLLKYKP; from the coding sequence ATGAAACTAAAATCCCTGTTCGGCATTGCTGCACTAGCTCTCCTTATTACTAGTTGTGGAAACGATGCAGAGCCATTAAATAAAGATCAATCGATCAACGGAGTAGTAGCGGGACATGACGCCCATTCCTACTCCAACACAGATGAAATCCGAACCAAACATTTGGATCTTGAAATCGATGTGAATTTTGAGAAAAAAACCATTTACGGAATAGCGCGCCACCGCATGGAGCGCCTGAAAGATACAGATACCGCTATTTTCGACATCAACGGACCTGAAATTCAGAAAGTAACTTTGGGAAAAAAGGGGCAGGAGAAAGAAACTGATTTCATCATCGGGTCCATGCAGGAATTCATCGGCCAGCCATTGAGTATCAAGATCGACAAGAATACCGAATACATCAATATTTATTACAAAACGACTGAAAATGCCGGCGCTTTGGATTGGATGGAACCTGAATTAACTGAAGGAAAAGAACATCCGTATTTATACACCCAGGGTCAGGCAATTCTCACACGCACCTGGATTCCCGTTCAGGGAACTCCGGCCAACCGGATTACTTACAGTGCAGACGTTACCGTTCCTTCCGAACTTTTGGCGTTGATGAGTGCTTCCAATCCGAAGGAGAAAAACCCGGAAGGAAAATACCATTTCGAGATGAAACAACCCATTCCTGTTTACCTCATTGCATTGGCAGTAGGTAACCTTGAATACAAATCACTTGGTAAAAACTGTGGAATCTACACGGAACCTGAAATGATCGACAAGGCAATCTGGGAATTTGCAGACCTTCCGAAAATGATCCATGCAGCTGAAAATTTGTACGGCCCTTATCAGTGGGAACAATACGATGTAATCGTTTTACCTTACTCCTTCCCTTTCGGAGGAATGGAGAATCCGCGCCTGACATTTGCAAATCCGACTTTGATTGCCGGCGACAGAAGTGCCGTTTCCGTTATTGCACATGAGTTGGCTCACTCCTGGTCCGGAAACCTCGTTACCAATGCAAGCTGGAATGATTTCTGGCTGAATGAAGGGTTTACCGTGTATTTCGAAAACCGTATCATGGAAGAGCTATACGGAAAAGAAGTAGCAGACATGTTAGCTCTGATCGAATTCCAGGAACTTCAAACCGAAATGCAGGATTTGGATGAAGAAGACACGCATTTAAAGTTGAAATTGGGGAAACGTAATCCGGATGACGGGATGACTTCGATTGCCTACGTAAAAGGAGCTTTCTTACTGAAAACCCTGGAACGTGATTTCGGAAGACAGCGCTTTGATATCTTCCTGAAAAAATACTTCAAAGACCACGCTTTCCAAACACTTACAACCGAGCAATTCAAAGCATACCTGGAAGAAAACCTGATCAGCCAGACAGATATCAAATTCAATATTGATGAGTGGCTGTACAAACCGGGATTGCCGAAAAACTGTTATGCAGTAAGCTCTCCGCGATTCGAGAAGATCCAGCAAATGGCACGTGAATTCGCAAAAGGAAAAGACATCTTCAAAAAACCGGCTAAGAAAAAAGGCAAAAAACAACTTCCTGCGTTAAGCCGCGACCAATATGTTCCACAGGAATGGCAGGCATTTATCCGTGCTTTACCTAAGAAAATGGATCCGGAACGTTTGGCATTGATCGATGAGAAACTACATTTCAATACTTGGGGAAATGCCGAAGTTGCAACCGAATGGTACGTGCTTGGAATCAATTCCAATTACACGGAAATCCGTCCGGATATTGAAAGATTCATTTCAAAAGTGGGCCGTAGAAAATTCTTGTTACCGATCTACACCGCACTGAATGAAAATCCGGAAAGCAAACAATGGGGATTGGAAATTTATCAAAAATACCGACAAAATTACCATCCGGTTTCTATTGCAACCATGGATGATTTATTGAAATACAAACCGTAA